In Hyphomicrobiales bacterium, the sequence CGGGCAGCAACGAGCTGCCCGTCGCCTTCAGCATCGCATAGGCAATCCCCTCCGTCGCAGTGGCCAGCCTCGGCGACAAGGATATTCGGCCGTCCACGACGGGTGGCGCTGACCTGATTTCAAACGTCGAGATCCCACCCGGCTGGATCACACGATCGCTCGACGGCGCGAGAAGCCCAGATCGGCTCATGGCGCGATTGAGTACCGGTTCGAAATCCGAGGGCTCCATGGCCGGCGGCCAGCCCACCGGCAGTATCCACGGAAGGACCAAATCGGGTGACACGAGTGAGGCTGCGATTGCGTGGAAGTCGCGAGCGGTTCGTTCAGCTTCGGCAGCGCCGGTGGCCATCGGCAAGAGGATTCGAAATGCGGGGTCGGCGATCCAGCCATGGTCAAACGCGGATACCGGGAGGTCGACGACGACCGCCTCCGCCGTTGCGGATTGTCTGATCCAGTCCCAGATCGCCGCCGAGCTTGGCGGACGTTCGGTTGCCGGGAACCAAGCGGTCGCGAACGGCGCA encodes:
- a CDS encoding conserved hypothetical protein (Evidence 4 : Unknown function but conserved in other organisms) — translated: MEVFLISGSNANSIRTNTSLLMAFGLKLLGLETVHIQLTGRDERPVLTGEMPAPFATAWFPATERPPSSAAIWDWIRQSATAEAVVVDLPVSAFDHGWIADPAFRILLPMATGAAEAERTARDFHAIAASLVSPDLVLPWILPVGWPPAMEPSDFEPVLNRAMSRSGLLAPSSDRVIQPGGISTFEIRSAPPVVDGRISLSPRLATATEGIAYAMLKATGSSLLPVPNDAF